In the genome of Streptomyces sp. SLBN-118, the window GCCCTGCTGGTTCCAGCGGTCGAAGATCGCCAGGATCCAGTCGGCGTAGGCGGTGGGTGAGCCGTCGGGGCGGGCCGGCGGGTCGTCCCACGTGCTGTGCGGCAGGAGGAGGTCGATCCGCGGGGGCTCCAGCTCGGTGAGCGCGTCATACACGGCGATCGGGTCGTTGGCCACGTCGATCGTGCAGAGAAGACCGAGGTAGAGGTGGCGGTAGCGCTCCTGCCTGAGCAGGTCCACGGCTCTGAGGACCAGGGGGTGGCTGGTGCGCCCGTCCGCGAAGCGGCGATGGCGGTCGTTCGCGGCCTTGTCGCCGTCGAGGGAGATCCCGACCCTGACGTTGTACTCGCTGAAGAGGTCGAGGTAGGAGGGACTCAGTTGAAGGCCGTTCGTATGGATACGAAGGTCGAGTCCGGCGACCGGGTCGAGTGCTCTTGTGAGCTCCTCACAGACGCGTCGCAGTCGTGCGGGCCCCGCCAGAAGAGGCTCCCCTCCGTGCAGGATCACTGACACGGAGGGCAGGGCATGGCTCTTGGCATGCTCGGCCAGTCGCAGAGCTGTCCAGGAAATCGCTTCGTCAGAGATTGCCTTCGGGCGGGTTCGCCAGCTCTGATCAGCGTGTTCGTAGATATAGCAATGGTCACATGCAAGATCACATCTGCTGTGGACCTTCAAAACGATCTCGCGGAATGGGACCAGGGGTCCTGTCATTCCGCCAGTCTAGAGCGCCGAGTTGAAGGTGGATGCACGCACAGAGCGGTCGGTGGCGGCCGGGAGGACCCGGGCCAGCTTGCTCGCGGCATCGGTGCCACGCACATCGATCTGCGCCAGTGGAACGCGGTTCTTCTTCGCAGCGGCGAAGGAGGCTGAGGTTTGAAACGTCATGGGGGCCGTCCTTGATGGTGTGTCCAGCACAGATACCATGCACCGTTGCGATGCTGGCGGCACGACTTTACTCTCATGGCCACTCGCAGCAACTCAGCACATGGATACGCAACAAAAGAGTTGCGGCGCATTCTCGCAGGACGGCTCGGAACAAGCCATTCCGCCTAAAGAGTGAAGACAAAACTGCAGACGGGGGTGCACATGACCGGTTTTTCCGGCCCACTGCACAGCATGGTCTTCCGTAACAATGATCTGCCGATTCTCTACCATCACACGGACTCGATCGCGATCGCGCGCCAGCGTGAGGCTGTGGGCGCCACTCGCTACCAGCTGCTACTGCTCGTGGTGGGTGCCGCCCTCGCCGCGCTGCCGTCGTCGCTCAAGCTCGGCTCCAGCTTCCAACTCCCCGGAGCGCTCAGCGCGTTGGCATATGCCGGGGTGCTGGTCTTCAGCTATCGCTCGTCGAGCCGCAAAGCAAAGTCGCATTGGCAACTCAACCGCTCCGCAGCAGAGTTCATCAAATCTCTGTGCTGGCGGTACTCCGTCCACGGAGCGCCGTTCGACTCGCACTCCACCGACGCCGACGCGTTGTTCACCGTGAGGCTGGAGGAAGGACTGCGGGAGCTCACCAAGGTCGGCTGGGAGGACCCCCGCACTCGGGTGCCGAAGGTCGCCGCGGGGGAGCTGATCACGACGCCCATGCGGCAATTGAGGGAGAAGACATTCAGCATCCGCAAGGAGACCTATGTGAGGGACCGCCTCATCGAACAGCGCAACTGGTACCACCGGCGAACGGAGATATCCCGTCGCGCCACCCATCTGTGGTCCGCGTCCATCGGACTGCTCACGATGCTCGCGCTCTTCCTCGCCCTGCTGAGGACCTTCTCGCTCGCCGGATCGGTCCATCTGGCGGGCTTGTTGTCGGCATCGGCGGCGGCCTGTCTGGCGTGGAGCGAGATCCGGCGCCATCAACCGCTCATCGCCGCACATTCGCTGGTCGAACAGGACCTTGCGGCGATGCATACGGCGATGGAGACGACGGTGAGTGAGGTGGAGTGGCCCTCCGCGGTCTACGAGACCGAGCGCATCGTGTCCCCTCAGCACACGGACTGGCTGGTCAGACACCGGAGTTGAAGGCCGCTTCCGTCACAGGCGCTCCAGGCCGTCGCGCCAGATGACTGTGACGGGCTTGCCCCGGTCTCGTGCGTAACGGACGATGTCGCCCGTGCCGCCGAGGCCGCGGGCGGGGTGGCCGTCCCAGACCGCCAGCAGCCGGTCGCAGTTGTCGGCGATATAGGCGCCCGCCGCGTAATAGGCCTCGTCGGTGGAGTACGGAAAGGCCAGCTGGATCTCACGGCTGGCAAGGCCTCTGAGGTGCTGGAAGCGGGCCAGCTCCCCCGGGGCGGTGAAGCCGTCCTCGTAGTCCCCGCTGGGAATGACCACGGTCAGCTCAGCCCCGCAGTCCAGCGCGACGTCGGCGAACAGCTGGTCGGCGCCCGCGGCGAGGCTGGAGAGGGCTTCCATCGAGCCCTGGTGACCGCACAGGACGGCGCGCATTCCGGCGCGGATATGGCCGTACGCCTCGGGAGGGATGCCTCTGTGGCCGGTCACTCCAATGCGTTTCACTGACCGCAACCCCCGTCCTTCCCCGCCCGACCGCTCTCACATCCTCTCAAACCGGGACGCGAGGTCGAGCCCCCGTCCTGGTATACGGACGAGGGCTCGACTGCTGCCGGCTGCACCAGTGGTGCGTCAGTAGACGCTTACCCCATAGGCGCTGAGCGCTTCGGTGACCGGCTGGAAGAACGTCGTGCCGCCGGAGGAGCAGTTGCCGCTGCCGCCGGACGTCAGGCCGATGGCCCGGGTTCCGGAGTAGAGCGAGCCGCCGCTGTCGCCCGGTTCGGCGCAGACGTTGGTGCGGATCATGCCGTAGACGATGTCACCGCCGCCGTAGTTGACGGTGGCGTTCAGCCCGGTGACGGAGCCGCAGTGGATGCCGGTGGTGGAGCCGCGGCGGCAGACGGACATGCCGACGGTCGCGTTGGCCGCGCTGGTGATGTCCTGGCTGCCGACCGTGCCCGGGTGGCTGAGCGAGGTGTTGGAGTACCTCACGATGCCGTAGTCGTTGCCCGGGAAGCTGGATCCGGCCGTGGGGCCGATGCTCGTGGTGCGCGAGGAGTTGGTGTACCAGGGCGGGAAGCCTTCGGTGCAGTGACCGGCGGTCAGGAAGTAGTAGGTGCCGCTGCTGCTGCGGACGTTGAAGCCCAGGGAACAGCGCCAGCTGGTGGCGTAGATGGCGTCGCCGCCCGAGATGAGCTTGGAGAACTTGCCGGCGGTGCGCTGGATACGTATCGCCCCGGCGTTGGCTCCGGCTCCCTTCTTGATCTTGGCGATCCCGGCCTGGGAGACGGTGCTGTCGGCCGTGACGACCACGGTGCCGGTCGTCTTGTCGATGAGCCAGGCGGTGCCTGCCACATCCGCGTCGAGTACGGCGTCGCTCGCGGCACTGAGCTGGTTGGCGCTGAAGGTCTGTGCCTGGGTGGCATTGGCGGCGGGGACGGCCAGCGCGGCGGCGGTGATCAGGCCGGTGGTGACGGCGAGCAGACGCAAACGTCTCGCCGTGCCACTGAGTGGGGTGGTGCGCTTGATCCTCACTTGTCGTTCCTCCAGAGGGGAATCGGGGGCCCGTTGTGGGGTTCGGGGCCCGTGAGGCGCAGCCATGAAGCACGTGGGGATGTGTTCGATTGCCGAACACGCCATGCTCCTGACAAGCGCTGCTCGGGAGTATTCGGTGCGCCAACATCCTGCGCAAGGGTGTCTTTCGGCCGCTCCGCTCGCGCGCGACGTACGGCCCCGTCAGCTCGGTGGCTGCCGGGGCTGTGCCGTGTGTCCGCCCGTAAGACGGGGCAGCCGCCGGGAAGGTTCCGTTCACCGTCGTACGAGGTCGCGCCGATCTCCTGGGCGGCCTGCGTGCCGAGGAGACCGGCCGAAGTCCCGTACCGTCCCGGGCTTTTCAGGTGCGGTACCGCCACCAGACGCTCGCCGTGCGGTGCCCGGGCTCCTGGGAGGGAATCCACGGCCCGCTCCGGGACGAATTCGGCCGGTGAGCGGCTTGTCGTCGGCGGCGGGACGCGTCCTCGCGGGCGGCAGCCTGCGCCACCTCGTCGCCGTCTTCGCGCCACGCGCGGGGACGGCCGGAATTCACCCTTCCGCCGCCCGGTCAGCAGCCGTCGCAGGGGCAGCAGCAGTCGCAGGGGCCACAGTCGCAGTCGCAGTCCCGGCAGCAGCCCTCGCGCTTCTTGCGGGACCAGGGGCCCTCGTACTCCTTGGCGCAGCAGATCTGGCAGGTGCAGAAGAGCCCGGTGAAGACCGCGCAGCCCGCCCAGAAGCCGCGCCGCTTCGGCCCCAGCGGTTCACCGCCGAACTGCGGAGGGAGCCCGGGGCCGCCGGGTCCGCCCGGCGCTCCGGGGCTGCCACCGCCGTAGGGGTTGCCCGAGCCGTCGGGTCCCTGGCCGTGCGGGCCGTAGCCCCCGCCCTGGTAGGGATTGCGCGGGTCCTGCGGGGGCCCGTACCCCTGGTGCGAGCAGGTGGTGGTGCCGAAGGCACGGTTCACCGAGGTCCGCAGCTCATGGGCGAGCAGCACATGCACCAGCGCCCCGTCCACGAATCTCGCGTCGCGCAGCGCAAGGCGCACCCCGTGCACCGCGTCGTCGGCGAGCCTGCGGGCCTCGGCGAGCGAGGTGCCGGTCGCCGTGAGCGGGTTCCATGCACCCGACGCCGCGTCAGCTTCCCTGTCCTCCACGGCATCCAGCAGATGCGCAAGCCGCCCGAAGAGCCTTCCGGCCTCGGCCAGCGGCGCGATGTTCTCCGGCCGCCCGGCCAGTACGGCGGTGTGCGCGAACGCGGCCGCGGTCGCCGTCTCGGTCGGCTCGGTGACCGTGAGCAGCGGGGTACCGGGACCGGCCAGCGCCTCGATGCCGCTCTGACGGTCGACGGCATCGAGCAGCACCGCGGTGTCGAAGCCGAGCTCCGCGCCGGTACGGGCTCCCGCACGGTCCCAGCCCGCGGCGACCTTGCGGGCGGCGGCCGCCACGGGCCTGCGGGCCAACACCCCGTCCCGGTCGACGACGTGGTCGCGTATCTTCGCCGACGCCAGCACCAGCGAGACAGCGGCCGCCAGCCGTGCTCCCTCGCCCCGGGCGACGGGCGCGGTGCGCATGGCGCGCAGCGGACAGGGGCCCGCGGTGCGCCGGGACGCGGGGGTCCGCTCGGCCTGAGCCTCCGTCAGAACGGAGACGATCAGGCCGTCGTAGTTGGTCACCACCCGGGCGAACTGGCCGTGGTCGGCGCGAAGCGCCAGGCAGAGCCCGCAGAGATGGGCCATCCACTCGGTCTTCAGCCCCTCGCTGAGCCGGTGCGTGCATGGCCTGACGATTCCGAACACGACGATCCCCCGTGAGTCGTTCGACAGTGCGGAGCGCATCGTATCGAGCAATCCGTTCACCCGTACGCTCCACGATCACCCGTCTGGCCCGACTTTCATATTTTGGGCTCGCCACGCGCCGTACGCAGCAGGAATCTTGACGAATCGCCACATGTTCTGCACCAGTACCGTCACGAATCCCCTGCGCGGCGACTATCTACTTGGCGCGCGATCCGCATCATGGACGACCATAGGGATGCAGAACGGAAGAAGACCGCAGTGAGCGGACCGCAGCGAAAGGAGGCGTCCATGGGATCTGTGCGCAAGGCGAGCGCCTGGCTGGGGCTCGTCGAGGACAGCGACGAGCGTTACTACGACGAGGAGTACGCCGAGGGTACGGAGCCGGACGACGCATGGGTCACCGACCCGCGGGTGCGCGTTGCCTCCGAGTCCGCCCAGGAAGAGGGCCGGCGGATCGCCACGGTGTCGCCCACGAGCTTCCGGGACGCCCGCGGTATCGGTGAGCTGTTCCGCGACGGCGTCCCGGTCATCGTGAACCTCACGTCCATGGAGCCCTCCGACGCCAAGCGCGTCGTGGACTTCGCCGCCGGGCTGACCTTCGGGCTGCGTGGCTCCATCGACCGCGTCGCGACCCGCGTATTCCTGCTGAGCCCCGTGGACACCCAGGTGGTCAGCGGGGAAGCCGCGGGGCGCGGGCAGGACGGCTTCTTCAACCAGAGCTGAGCACGGGGGCACTCCCCCAGACTTCGTCCGGGGGCACCGCCACCCAGCGGTCGACGTGGGAGCTCTCCGGCCGCTGCCCTGTCACCGGAAAGCGTCGAGTCCGGTGAGCGCCTTGCCCAGCACCAGCTGGTGCATCTCGACAGTGCCCTCGTAGGTGAGCACCGACTCGAGGTTCGTCGCATGGCGCATCACGGGGTACTCCAGCGAGATTCCGTTCGCACCGAGGATGGTGCGCGCGGTGCGGCAGATCTCGATCGCCTCGCGCACATTGTTGAGCTTCCCGAAGCTGACCTGCTCGGGCCGGAGCCTGCCCGCGTCCATCCGGCGGCCGAGATGGTGGGCGAGCAGGATGCCCTTGTGCAGTTCGACGGCCATGTCCGCGAGTTTGGCCTGGGTGAGCTGGAAACCGCCGATCGGCCTGCCGAACTGCTCGCGCGTCTTCGCGTACTCCAGCGCCGACTCGAAACTGGACCGGGCGGCCCCCATCGAGCCCCAGACGATTCCGTAGCGGGCGTGCGTGAGACAGCCCAGCGGGCCCCTCAGGCCGGTGACGTCCGGCAGTACGGCGTCGGCGGGCAGCCGCACCTCGTCCATGACCAGTTCACTGGTGACGCTCGCACGCAGCGACCACTTGTGCTTGATCTCGGGTGCGGAGAAGCCGGGGGTGTCGGTCGGCACGGCGAAGCCGCGAATGCCCTCGTCGGTCTGCGCCCAGACCACGGCGACCCCTGCCACCGAACCGTTGGTGATCCACATCTTGCGGCCCGTCAGCACCCAGTCGGAGCCGTCGCGCTTGGCGAAGGTGCGCATCCCGGCCGGGTCGGAGCCGTGGTCGGGCTCGGTGAGGCCGAAGCAGCCGATGATCTCGCCCGCCGCCATACCGGGCAGCCAGCGCTGCTTCTGCTCCTCGGAGCCGAAGCGGTGGATCGCGTACATGGCCAGCGAGCCCTGGACGGAGACGAGCGAGCGGATGCCGGAGTCGGCGGCCTCCAGCTCAAGGCAGGCGAGGCCGTACTGGACGGCGGTGGCGCCCGCGCAGCCGTAGCCCTCGAGCGACATGCCGAGGGCGCCGATCGAGCCGAGTTCGCGGGCGAGTTCGCGGATACCGGGGAGTTCGCCGCGCTCGTACCAGTCGGCGATGTGCGGCAGGACGCGGTCGGCGGCCCAGCTGCGGACGGTGTCGCGGATCGCCAGGTCCTCGGGTTCGAGCAGGTCGTCGATGCCGAGGGGGTCGCTCGGGTCGAAGGTCGCGGGCTTCGAGGGTGCGGACATGACATGGCCTCCGGCAAGCGCTCACACAGCGGAACACGAAAACTAGCAGTGTTAGTTACGATCTCCGCCCGACGTTACGACTCAGTGTGCCGCGCGTCCAGACCCGGTCGCTTCGGCAGGCTCACGGCTTGCCGGGAGCGAGACCTCCGGGCGCCTCGGTGCCGGGAACTTCTCAGCCGCGGCCGCACACTCCATGACCCTCGGCAGGCGCAGCGCCGCGAGCGCGCCGAGCAGCAGCAGACCCGCGCTGACCAGCAGCGTGACATGGAGTCCGTTGACGAAGGAGTGGCGGGCCGTGGAGCGCACCA includes:
- a CDS encoding DUF5685 family protein gives rise to the protein MFGIVRPCTHRLSEGLKTEWMAHLCGLCLALRADHGQFARVVTNYDGLIVSVLTEAQAERTPASRRTAGPCPLRAMRTAPVARGEGARLAAAVSLVLASAKIRDHVVDRDGVLARRPVAAAARKVAAGWDRAGARTGAELGFDTAVLLDAVDRQSGIEALAGPGTPLLTVTEPTETATAAAFAHTAVLAGRPENIAPLAEAGRLFGRLAHLLDAVEDREADAASGAWNPLTATGTSLAEARRLADDAVHGVRLALRDARFVDGALVHVLLAHELRTSVNRAFGTTTCSHQGYGPPQDPRNPYQGGGYGPHGQGPDGSGNPYGGGSPGAPGGPGGPGLPPQFGGEPLGPKRRGFWAGCAVFTGLFCTCQICCAKEYEGPWSRKKREGCCRDCDCDCGPCDCCCPCDGC
- a CDS encoding DUF4231 domain-containing protein produces the protein MTGFSGPLHSMVFRNNDLPILYHHTDSIAIARQREAVGATRYQLLLLVVGAALAALPSSLKLGSSFQLPGALSALAYAGVLVFSYRSSSRKAKSHWQLNRSAAEFIKSLCWRYSVHGAPFDSHSTDADALFTVRLEEGLRELTKVGWEDPRTRVPKVAAGELITTPMRQLREKTFSIRKETYVRDRLIEQRNWYHRRTEISRRATHLWSASIGLLTMLALFLALLRTFSLAGSVHLAGLLSASAAACLAWSEIRRHQPLIAAHSLVEQDLAAMHTAMETTVSEVEWPSAVYETERIVSPQHTDWLVRHRS
- a CDS encoding acyl-CoA dehydrogenase family protein; the protein is MSAPSKPATFDPSDPLGIDDLLEPEDLAIRDTVRSWAADRVLPHIADWYERGELPGIRELARELGSIGALGMSLEGYGCAGATAVQYGLACLELEAADSGIRSLVSVQGSLAMYAIHRFGSEEQKQRWLPGMAAGEIIGCFGLTEPDHGSDPAGMRTFAKRDGSDWVLTGRKMWITNGSVAGVAVVWAQTDEGIRGFAVPTDTPGFSAPEIKHKWSLRASVTSELVMDEVRLPADAVLPDVTGLRGPLGCLTHARYGIVWGSMGAARSSFESALEYAKTREQFGRPIGGFQLTQAKLADMAVELHKGILLAHHLGRRMDAGRLRPEQVSFGKLNNVREAIEICRTARTILGANGISLEYPVMRHATNLESVLTYEGTVEMHQLVLGKALTGLDAFR
- the fxsA gene encoding FxSxx-COOH cyclophane-containing RiPP peptide, yielding MTFQTSASFAAAKKNRVPLAQIDVRGTDAASKLARVLPAATDRSVRASTFNSAL
- a CDS encoding S1 family peptidase — its product is MRIKRTTPLSGTARRLRLLAVTTGLITAAALAVPAANATQAQTFSANQLSAASDAVLDADVAGTAWLIDKTTGTVVVTADSTVSQAGIAKIKKGAGANAGAIRIQRTAGKFSKLISGGDAIYATSWRCSLGFNVRSSSGTYYFLTAGHCTEGFPPWYTNSSRTTSIGPTAGSSFPGNDYGIVRYSNTSLSHPGTVGSQDITSAANATVGMSVCRRGSTTGIHCGSVTGLNATVNYGGGDIVYGMIRTNVCAEPGDSGGSLYSGTRAIGLTSGGSGNCSSGGTTFFQPVTEALSAYGVSVY
- a CDS encoding cell division protein SepF; amino-acid sequence: MGSVRKASAWLGLVEDSDERYYDEEYAEGTEPDDAWVTDPRVRVASESAQEEGRRIATVSPTSFRDARGIGELFRDGVPVIVNLTSMEPSDAKRVVDFAAGLTFGLRGSIDRVATRVFLLSPVDTQVVSGEAAGRGQDGFFNQS